In Papaver somniferum cultivar HN1 chromosome 1, ASM357369v1, whole genome shotgun sequence, a genomic segment contains:
- the LOC113331478 gene encoding uncharacterized protein LOC113331478, whose amino-acid sequence MATVLFASFLVLFIINTSPSSAAASKAKILDVLLPNGDFEQGPKPSELKKTVIIGKYSLPKWEINGLVQYVSGGPQYGGFYYPVARGVHAARLGNEANISQTIRLKRNSYYTLSFGATRTCAQDEVLRVSVPGQISGDLPLQTLYSTDGADTYAWAFKAKSKLVKVTFHNPGIQEDPACGPLIDHVAIKELIPPLATRANLVKNGGFECGPHVFPSHSTGVLLPPKQMDLISPLPGWIVESLKAVRYIDSKHFNVPFGLAAVELLAGRESAIAQILRTVDKQFYKLTFTIGDAKNYCHGSMMVEAFAGYGTVKARFMSTGKGQFKTVSLKFQATSSRTRITFYSAFYHTKVDEYGHLCGPVLDQVSVVPIRD is encoded by the exons ATGGCAACAGTACTGTTCGCTTCATTTCTTGTActcttcatcatcaacaccagTCCTTCATCTGCAGCTGCTAGTAAAGCTAAAATCCTTGATG TGCTTCTTCCAAACGGAGACTTTGAACAAGGACCAAAACCATCAGAGCTAAAGAAAACAGTTATCATAGGGAAATACTCACTACCCAAATGGGAAATCAATGGATTAGTCCAATACGTATCAGGTGGTCCTCAATACGGAGGGTTTTACTATCCTGTTGCACGTGGAGTCCATGCTGCAAGGCTTGGTAATGAAGCTAATATATCCCAAACCATAAGACTAAAACGCAACTCTTACTACACTCTAAGCTTTGGCGCAACAAGAACTTGTGCACAAGATGAAGTGTTAAGAGTGTCAGTCCCTGGACAAATATCTGGAGACCTTCCCCTTCAGACATTATACAGTACTGATGGTGCTGATACTTATGCTTGGGCATTCAAAGCTAAATCAAAACTTGTCAAGGTCACTTTTCATAACCCTGGGATCCAAGAAGACCCGGCTTGTGGGCCACTCATTGACCATGTTGCTATAAAGGAACTCATCCCTCCACTTGCAACTAGAG CCAATTTGGTCAAGAATGGTGGCTTTGAATGTGGTCCGCATGTGTTCCCCAGTCATTCAACTGGAGTTCTGCTCCCTCCTAAGCAAATGGATCTCATATCACCACTTCCTGGTTGGATTGTTGAGTCCTTAAAAGCCGTTCGATACATTGACTCCAAACACTTCAATGTCCCATTTGGACTCGCTGCAGTCGAGTTACTTGCAGGAAGAGAGAGTGCAATTGCTCAAATTCTAAGAACAGTTGATAAGCAATTCTATAAACTAACCTTCACAATTGGAGATGCGAAGAACTATTGCCATGGATCAATGATGGTCGAGGCTTTTGCAGGCTATGGGACGGTAAAAGCTAGGTTCATGTCTACTGGGAAGGGTCAGTTCAAGACTGTTAGTCTCAAGTTTCAGGCTACATCATCAAGAACCAGAATAACTTTCTACAGTGCTTTTTACCATACCAAGGTTGATGAGTATGGACATCTATGTGGTCCTGTCTTAGATCAAGTTAGTGTTGTTCCAATCCGTGAttaa